CAGAAGGTCCTGCTGCCTCCTTCTTCCTGGGGCAGCCCTTCCTGACTCTGTAACACCCGCCTCACTCCAGCCCCGAGTCAGGTCACACCTCGGAGCCCTGCGGCCTGTGTCCCCGATAGGCTCCTGAAGGCTGGGCCTTTCCAGGATTGCCTTCTGGCCTGTCTCTGCCCCCTCCCCGACCCTCCCTACCTCCCTAGAGGTGAGCAGGAAGACTGGCACTTACATGACACTGGGCTTGGAGCACTGGCTGCTGGTCTCAAAGTAGTCAGCTATGAAGTTCTGTGGAATCTGCCGGGAGATGTAGCTGAAGCAGCAGGCGGTCGGCGTGTCAGCAGCAACTGCGGAGAAAGGAGAGAATGAGCCCGAGTCACAGCTCAGAAGAAAAGGCCAGGCAGCTTCTGATCCCCGAGTGTTCGAGGAGGGCAGGCTTGCTCAGACCAAGTGACTGGAAGGCATTTGGGCATTTTTGATGAGGAATGTCTCTTTGTTTCTGTCTATATTCTTCTTTCCCCTTGACTCCTTATAGTGggttctctgtttctctgtgtgaTCCAGACACCTGAACGGACTGTTCTCTTATCTCAGTTCTCTTCAGGGAATTTTGTCTGGTTCAAGAAGTCATACCTCAGCCCAAGAGAAGCCCTGGACATCTCTCATAAGACATCAAAGGGACAGAGCTCCTGGGAGACCTAGGGTGAGCTGGAGAGTGAACAACAGACCCCACTGGGAAGTAACCAGCCCTGGATTCTGCCTGTTGCAAACTGATTCATTTCAAACCCTGTTTTTCTATCTGTGCAAGGGACTGTaactcccctgcccctgcctagATTCTCATACCTGGAAAGTAGGAGGGCTAAGACCCCttctagagataaaaataaaagccgtgaAGAAAAAGACCAAGGTGTTTGGCAGCCCATGAagaacttccttcttttctcttcggGGCTCTTAGGCCACAAGAAAAGATTGATGTGGTCTAACCATGGCCAGAGAGTGGTGATACCCATAACAACAACACGGACTCACGTGGTGCAGAGAAGACCTGGTTGCAGAGAGCCATGGTGCAGAGGAGGACGGCAAGGGCAGCAGTGGAGACCTGCATGATTGTGAGCAGGTGATGGAATGTGGGCTCGAGTGTCAGCAGAGCCAAGAGAGGACTGACCACTGTCTGCTGCCCGTGTCCTTCTGAAGTCTGAAGCCATCTCTCCTTCTCTTTATAGGCAGCCCTGGCGGATGGGGAAATGGAATCTGGGGGTGAGGAGGGAAATTTTTAAGCGTAGTGATGCTGTCATGCCGAGTGTTGCACAACTCAGGGTCCCTGGTGACCACAGGGGCTCAGGATATCCAAGAATAGCATCTCTGAGCTATTCTCTAACTCTCAGCTCTCAACTCATGACTGGTTCTAGTTTCATGGGGTTTCTTCTATGAGTGTGAAGAGGGGTGTGTGTCAACCCAAGGCTATTCTTAGTCGATCCCTTCTCTTAAGAACTGGTCTATGCAGCCAGGCATAGtcgctcacacctgaaatcccagcactttgggaggccaaggctgcggatcacctgaggtcaggagttcgagaccagcctgaccaaggaagagaaaccccatctctactaaaaatacaaaagtagtcgggtgtggtggcacatgcctgtaatcccagctactcgggaggctgaggcaggagaatcgcttgaacccaggaggcgggggctgTGGTCAGCCGAggccatgccattgcactccagcctgggcaacaaaagcgaaac
The sequence above is drawn from the Symphalangus syndactylus isolate Jambi chromosome 20, NHGRI_mSymSyn1-v2.1_pri, whole genome shotgun sequence genome and encodes:
- the LOC129469447 gene encoding C-C motif chemokine 3-like 1, which gives rise to MQVSTAALAVLLCTMALCNQVFSAPLAADTPTACCFSYISRQIPQNFIADYFETSSQCSKPSVIFLTKRGRQVCADPSEEWVQKYVSDLELSA